One genomic region from Cellulomonas hominis encodes:
- a CDS encoding YgjP-like metallopeptidase domain-containing protein — translation MQPSREHDPAPGAPARSAVPATPAAAEPRDDAWAADPRLGPVEVRRSRRRSRTVTAYREGGRTIVAIPARFTRAQEREWVRRMLDRLATQEQRRRPSDDQLVRRAAELSSRYLGGRAVPSSVRWSGNQGRRWGSCSVGDGSIRISDRLRGMPSWVTDYVLLHELTHLLHAGHGPEFWAELEAYPRTERARGFLEGYAFAEREPGDPVDGEGAEAEPAAEAD, via the coding sequence GTGCAGCCGTCGAGGGAGCACGACCCGGCGCCGGGAGCCCCGGCGCGCTCGGCCGTGCCCGCGACGCCCGCGGCCGCCGAGCCCCGCGACGACGCCTGGGCCGCCGACCCCCGGCTCGGCCCGGTCGAGGTCCGCCGGTCCCGCCGCCGCTCCCGCACCGTCACCGCGTACCGCGAGGGCGGCCGGACCATCGTCGCCATCCCCGCCCGGTTCACCCGCGCGCAGGAGCGCGAGTGGGTCCGCCGGATGCTCGACCGGCTCGCCACGCAGGAGCAGCGCCGGCGGCCGTCCGACGACCAGCTCGTCCGCCGCGCCGCGGAGCTGTCCAGCCGGTACCTCGGCGGGCGCGCGGTGCCGTCGAGCGTGCGGTGGTCCGGCAACCAGGGCCGGCGCTGGGGGTCGTGCTCCGTCGGCGACGGCAGCATCCGGATCTCCGACCGCCTGCGCGGCATGCCGTCCTGGGTGACCGACTACGTGCTGCTGCACGAGCTGACCCACCTGCTGCACGCCGGGCACGGGCCGGAGTTCTGGGCCGAGCTGGAGGCGTACCCGCGCACCGAGCGGGCGCGCGGGTTCCTGGAGGGGTACGCCTTCGCGGAGCGGGAGCCGGGGGACCCGGTGGACGGCGAGGGGGCCGAGGCGGAGCCGGCGGCCGAGGCGGACTGA
- a CDS encoding mycoredoxin, giving the protein MTTTQDLPAAGTVTMYSTTWCGYCRRLKTQLDSAGIGYTEVDIEQQPDAAAFVEQVNGGNQTVPTVLFPDGSAATNPSLVQVRERLGA; this is encoded by the coding sequence ATGACCACCACGCAGGACCTGCCCGCCGCGGGCACCGTGACGATGTACTCGACCACCTGGTGCGGCTACTGCCGCCGGCTCAAGACGCAGCTCGACTCCGCGGGCATCGGGTACACCGAGGTCGACATCGAGCAGCAGCCGGACGCCGCGGCGTTCGTCGAGCAGGTCAACGGCGGCAACCAGACCGTCCCGACCGTGCTGTTCCCGGACGGCTCCGCGGCCACGAACCCGTCGCTGGTGCAGGTCCGCGAGCGCCTCGGGGCCTGA
- a CDS encoding DUF5679 domain-containing protein has product MAETYAGEFYCVKCKEKRQAEGEVVVSESGRRMAKAICPVCGTKLNRILGKA; this is encoded by the coding sequence ATGGCCGAGACCTACGCCGGCGAGTTCTACTGCGTGAAGTGCAAGGAGAAGCGCCAGGCCGAGGGCGAGGTCGTCGTGTCCGAGTCCGGGCGGCGCATGGCCAAGGCGATCTGCCCGGTGTGCGGGACCAAGCTCAACCGGATCCTCGGCAAGGCCTGA
- a CDS encoding zinc-dependent metalloprotease — MTDDQRQPEPSGGSAWEDMLRQMFGPGADEAIRQMREQGLDPAEMARASGLPEDPAMMNQVMGQVQRMLAGSGDGPVNWDVAHDMARQVAVTGGDPSLSPAEARQATEALGVAELWLDAATDLPPAGGHVRALSRSEWVEQTLPTWRTLTEPVATSLSTALATTLADQLPEGMGLPPGLGGGAVDPAAMMRQLGALVFGMQVGQAAGSLSREVFGLTDVGLPLVADPATALVPGNVAAFAEGLDVPLEEVRLFVALREAAHARLFTHVTWLRGHLLGAVDAYARGIRIDLESLEDAVRSIDPTDPTALQGALSSGVFAPQTTPEQQAVLGRLETALALVEGWVDEVVATAALPHLPHSVALREMIRRRRAAGGPAEQTFATLVGLELRPRRSRDAAALWSRIAREQGPEARDAVWDHPDLLPTAEDLDDPAGYAGRRTAAEGEHADLDRALAEILGDTPPEAPQTPGGRE, encoded by the coding sequence ATGACCGACGACCAGCGCCAGCCCGAGCCGTCCGGCGGATCGGCCTGGGAGGACATGCTGCGCCAGATGTTCGGCCCCGGTGCCGACGAGGCGATCCGGCAGATGCGCGAGCAGGGCCTCGACCCGGCGGAGATGGCGCGGGCCTCGGGGCTGCCCGAGGACCCCGCGATGATGAACCAGGTGATGGGGCAGGTGCAGCGCATGCTCGCCGGCAGCGGGGACGGCCCGGTGAACTGGGACGTCGCGCACGACATGGCCCGGCAGGTCGCGGTGACGGGTGGCGACCCGAGCCTCAGCCCCGCGGAGGCGCGGCAGGCCACCGAGGCGCTCGGCGTCGCGGAGCTGTGGCTGGACGCCGCGACCGACCTGCCCCCGGCCGGCGGCCACGTGCGCGCGCTGTCCCGCTCCGAGTGGGTCGAGCAGACGCTGCCGACGTGGCGGACGCTGACCGAGCCGGTCGCCACGTCCCTGTCCACCGCGCTCGCCACGACGCTCGCCGACCAGCTGCCCGAGGGCATGGGCCTGCCGCCCGGCCTGGGCGGCGGGGCGGTGGACCCGGCGGCGATGATGCGCCAGCTCGGCGCCCTCGTGTTCGGCATGCAGGTCGGTCAGGCGGCCGGCTCGCTGTCCCGCGAGGTGTTCGGCCTGACCGACGTCGGCCTGCCGCTCGTCGCCGACCCCGCCACCGCACTGGTGCCCGGGAACGTCGCCGCGTTCGCCGAGGGCCTGGACGTGCCGCTGGAGGAGGTCCGGCTGTTCGTCGCGCTGCGCGAGGCCGCGCACGCCCGCCTGTTCACGCACGTGACGTGGCTGCGCGGGCACCTGCTCGGCGCCGTCGACGCCTACGCCCGCGGCATCCGGATCGACCTCGAGAGCCTCGAGGACGCGGTGCGGTCGATCGACCCCACCGACCCGACCGCCCTCCAGGGCGCCCTGTCCTCCGGGGTGTTCGCGCCGCAGACCACGCCCGAGCAGCAGGCCGTGCTCGGGCGCCTGGAGACGGCGCTCGCGCTCGTCGAGGGCTGGGTGGACGAGGTCGTCGCGACCGCCGCGCTCCCGCACCTGCCGCACAGCGTCGCGCTGCGCGAGATGATCCGGCGACGCCGCGCGGCCGGCGGCCCCGCGGAGCAGACGTTCGCCACGCTGGTCGGCCTGGAGCTGCGGCCCCGGCGCTCCCGGGACGCCGCCGCGCTGTGGTCGCGGATCGCCCGCGAGCAGGGGCCCGAGGCGCGCGACGCCGTCTGGGACCACCCGGACCTGCTGCCCACCGCCGAGGACCTGGACGACCCGGCCGGGTACGCCGGGCGCCGCACCGCGGCCGAGGGCGAGCACGCCGACCTGGACCGCGCGCTCGCGGAGATCCTCGGCGACACCCCGCCGGAGGCCCCTCAGACCCCGGGCGGCCGGGAGTAG
- a CDS encoding PDZ domain-containing protein, translating to MHAEPDLPPDPFAAPEEEPEEQPAPVTRRAVVLSASMLLTAVLLVVLLLMPVPYAVNSPGPTLDTLGSHDDQQLITIEGAETYASTGELRLTTVSTTGGPGYPSSVLGVLAGWVSGSRLVLPVENVFPQDATQEQLDQQNEAQMTSSQENATVAALEELGYTVPVTLTVHDAVEGSGAEGVVEPGDVLVAFDGTPLTSYGQLIDLLDATEPGSTVTLGVQRDGAATDLEVVTAAREDGDGSQLGVYIDPTFDPPVDVTIQIDRIGGSSAGTMFALGIIDKMTPEDEADGEVIAGTGTMDLNGAVGPIGGIRQKMAGALRDGATWFLAPADNCDEVVGHVPDGLDVVKVSTLHEAREAVEAIGAGETGDLPTCTAADAG from the coding sequence GTGCACGCCGAGCCCGACCTCCCCCCGGACCCGTTCGCCGCGCCCGAGGAAGAGCCCGAGGAGCAGCCCGCGCCGGTGACCCGGCGCGCCGTCGTCCTGTCCGCGAGCATGCTGCTGACCGCCGTGCTGCTGGTCGTGCTGCTGCTGATGCCGGTGCCGTACGCGGTGAACTCGCCCGGCCCGACGCTGGACACCCTCGGCTCGCACGACGACCAGCAGCTCATCACGATCGAGGGCGCCGAGACGTACGCCTCCACGGGGGAGCTGCGGCTGACCACGGTGTCCACCACCGGCGGCCCCGGCTACCCGTCGAGCGTGCTCGGGGTGCTGGCCGGCTGGGTCAGCGGCTCGCGCCTGGTGCTGCCGGTCGAGAACGTCTTCCCGCAGGACGCCACGCAGGAGCAGCTCGACCAGCAGAACGAGGCCCAGATGACGTCCTCGCAGGAGAACGCCACCGTCGCCGCGCTGGAGGAGCTCGGGTACACCGTCCCGGTCACGCTCACCGTGCACGACGCGGTCGAGGGCAGCGGGGCGGAGGGCGTCGTCGAGCCCGGCGACGTGCTGGTCGCCTTCGACGGCACGCCGCTGACGTCCTACGGGCAGCTCATCGACCTGCTGGACGCGACCGAGCCGGGCAGCACGGTGACCCTCGGGGTGCAGCGCGACGGCGCCGCCACCGACCTCGAGGTGGTCACCGCGGCGCGCGAGGACGGCGACGGAAGCCAGCTCGGCGTCTACATCGACCCGACGTTCGACCCGCCGGTGGACGTCACCATCCAGATCGACCGGATCGGCGGCTCGAGCGCGGGCACCATGTTCGCGCTCGGGATCATCGACAAGATGACGCCCGAGGACGAGGCGGACGGCGAGGTCATCGCGGGCACGGGGACGATGGACCTCAACGGCGCCGTGGGGCCCATCGGCGGCATCCGGCAGAAGATGGCCGGCGCGCTGCGCGACGGGGCGACCTGGTTCCTGGCCCCGGCGGACAACTGCGACGAGGTCGTCGGGCACGTGCCGGACGGGCTGGACGTCGTCAAGGTGTCGACGCTGCACGAGGCGCGGGAGGCCGTCGAGGCCATCGGCGCGGGCGAGACCGGCGACCTGCCGACCTGCACGGCGGCCGACGCGGGCTGA
- a CDS encoding PPA1309 family protein, producing MATVSSTPDTSADQPPVSPAQRALAEAVAEIERHVATGGWDGPVRVFALVRTQAALDAEPALAGQLPPEVLAVAAADPEHLTSVEQEGLPPSDDLEGLLGAIAWPEGVHGAALTVERIVLPPEAEEGLPEDPDAALTALLAHPQRQDVRLAVGVLRDGTSWCAVRQRAADRDDAVGQGPDVVPGLVEALRATFA from the coding sequence ATGGCCACCGTGAGCAGCACCCCGGACACCTCCGCCGACCAGCCGCCCGTCAGCCCCGCGCAGCGCGCGCTCGCGGAGGCCGTCGCCGAGATCGAGCGGCACGTCGCGACCGGCGGCTGGGACGGTCCCGTGCGGGTGTTCGCGCTGGTCCGCACGCAGGCCGCGCTGGACGCCGAGCCCGCCCTCGCCGGCCAGCTGCCGCCCGAGGTGCTCGCCGTGGCGGCGGCCGACCCCGAGCACCTGACCTCGGTCGAGCAGGAGGGCCTGCCCCCGAGCGACGACCTGGAGGGCCTGCTCGGCGCGATCGCCTGGCCCGAGGGCGTGCACGGCGCCGCGCTCACCGTCGAGCGCATCGTGCTGCCGCCCGAGGCCGAGGAGGGCCTGCCCGAGGACCCCGACGCCGCGCTGACCGCCCTGCTCGCGCACCCGCAGCGGCAGGACGTGCGGCTCGCGGTCGGCGTGCTCCGCGACGGCACCTCCTGGTGCGCGGTGCGCCAGCGCGCGGCCGACCGGGACGACGCCGTCGGTCAGGGGCCGGACGTGGTGCCGGGCCTGGTCGAGGCGCTGCGCGCGACGTTCGCCTGA
- a CDS encoding ATP-dependent helicase: MPADDLLDALDPDQREVARALSGPVCVLAGAGTGKTRAITHRIAYGVRTGAYAPTSVLAVTFTARAAGEMRTRLRDLGVAGVQARTFHAAALRQLRYFWPRVVGGPVPTLMAQKAPVVADACHRLGLSVDRVSVRDLASEIEWAKVSRITAEDYVRAAAAADRPAPAGHDHQAVARLITAYEDAKDARGVMDMEDILWLLAGMLVENGAVADEVRRQYRRFVVDEYQDISPLQKFLLDQWLGGRDELCVVGDPSQTIYSFAGATPHYLTRFTAEHPGAQVVRLVRDYRSTPQVVGLANEVLRRAPKDRSARWEPLELVAQRPSAGPVRFAVYDDDEAEAAGVATRIGRLVAAGTRPSEIAVLYRTNAQSEAFEQALAGVGIGYVLRGGERFFARQEVRDAIVRLRGAAVAADPDTPMPETVRDALQSAGWSEEPPAARGAARERWDTLTALVALADDLAASAERQGTRATVTDLVADLDERAAAQHAPTVEGVTLASLHAAKGLEWDAVFLAGLSEGLVPWSSADTAADLAEERRLLYVGITRARQHLELSFARSRTPGGRATRRRSRFLDGLWPQEGRARFGDAARAARSVPRLTGEVDAELLAALHAWRADLAKRTSKPSYTVLGDATLAAIAELRPAGVPELARVQGIGPAKIDRYGPELLAIVAGRRPADAG, translated from the coding sequence ATGCCTGCCGACGACCTCCTCGACGCCCTCGACCCCGACCAGCGCGAGGTCGCGCGCGCCCTGAGCGGCCCGGTGTGCGTGCTGGCCGGCGCGGGCACCGGCAAGACCCGGGCCATCACCCACCGCATCGCCTACGGGGTGCGCACCGGCGCGTACGCCCCGACGAGCGTGCTCGCCGTGACGTTCACCGCCCGCGCGGCCGGGGAGATGCGCACCCGCCTGCGCGACCTCGGGGTGGCCGGCGTGCAGGCGCGGACGTTCCACGCGGCGGCCCTGCGGCAGCTCCGGTACTTCTGGCCGCGCGTCGTGGGCGGGCCGGTGCCCACGCTGATGGCGCAGAAGGCGCCGGTCGTCGCGGACGCCTGCCACCGGCTCGGCCTGTCCGTCGACCGGGTGTCCGTGCGCGACCTGGCGTCCGAGATCGAGTGGGCGAAGGTCTCCCGGATCACCGCCGAGGACTACGTCCGGGCCGCCGCGGCCGCCGACCGCCCCGCGCCCGCCGGGCACGACCACCAGGCGGTCGCGCGGCTCATCACGGCGTACGAGGACGCCAAGGACGCGCGCGGCGTCATGGACATGGAGGACATCCTCTGGCTGCTCGCCGGGATGCTGGTGGAGAACGGCGCGGTCGCCGACGAGGTCCGCCGCCAGTACCGCCGGTTCGTCGTCGACGAGTACCAGGACATCTCCCCGCTGCAGAAGTTCCTGCTCGACCAGTGGCTGGGCGGCCGGGACGAGCTGTGCGTCGTCGGCGACCCGAGCCAGACCATCTACTCGTTCGCCGGCGCGACGCCGCACTACCTCACCCGGTTCACCGCCGAGCACCCGGGCGCGCAGGTCGTCCGGCTCGTCCGGGACTACCGGTCCACGCCCCAGGTCGTCGGGCTCGCGAACGAGGTGCTGCGCCGCGCCCCGAAGGACCGGTCGGCGCGCTGGGAGCCGCTCGAGCTGGTCGCGCAGCGCCCGTCGGCGGGTCCGGTGCGGTTCGCCGTGTACGACGACGACGAGGCCGAGGCCGCGGGCGTCGCCACCCGCATCGGCCGGCTGGTCGCCGCGGGCACCCGGCCGAGCGAGATCGCCGTGCTGTACCGCACCAACGCCCAGTCCGAGGCGTTCGAGCAGGCGCTGGCCGGCGTCGGCATCGGCTACGTGCTCCGCGGCGGCGAGCGGTTCTTCGCGCGGCAGGAGGTGCGCGACGCGATCGTCCGGCTGCGCGGCGCCGCGGTCGCCGCCGACCCGGACACCCCCATGCCGGAGACGGTGCGCGACGCGCTGCAGTCCGCCGGGTGGAGCGAGGAGCCCCCGGCCGCCCGCGGGGCCGCGCGCGAGCGCTGGGACACCCTGACGGCGCTCGTCGCGCTCGCGGACGACCTCGCCGCGTCCGCGGAGCGCCAGGGCACCCGGGCGACCGTCACGGACCTGGTCGCGGACCTCGACGAGCGCGCCGCCGCCCAGCACGCGCCGACCGTCGAGGGCGTCACCCTCGCGTCGCTGCACGCCGCCAAGGGCCTGGAGTGGGACGCGGTGTTCCTGGCCGGGCTGTCGGAGGGCCTGGTCCCCTGGTCGTCGGCCGACACCGCCGCCGACCTCGCGGAGGAGCGCCGGCTGCTCTACGTGGGCATCACCCGCGCCCGGCAGCACCTCGAGCTGTCGTTCGCGCGCTCCCGGACCCCCGGTGGACGGGCGACCCGGCGGCGCTCGCGGTTCCTCGACGGGCTGTGGCCGCAGGAGGGGCGCGCCCGGTTCGGCGACGCGGCCCGCGCCGCCCGGTCGGTGCCGCGCCTGACCGGGGAGGTCGACGCCGAGCTGCTGGCCGCGCTGCACGCGTGGCGGGCGGACCTCGCGAAGCGGACGTCGAAGCCCAGCTACACGGTGCTCGGGGACGCCACGCTCGCGGCGATCGCCGAGCTGCGTCCGGCCGGCGTGCCGGAGCTCGCCCGGGTCCAGGGGATCGGGCCCGCGAAGATCGACCGCTACGGGCCGGAGCTGCTGGCGATCGTGGCGGGCCGGCGCCCGGCGGACGCGGGCTGA
- a CDS encoding WhiB family transcriptional regulator: protein MRLTTLLDTVNQGGSGPWPPASAPAVSDVEFDALVAGLIPCRTGDPELWFAERTAEVERAKALCRTCPLLEGCLAGAVERQEPWGVWGGEVFVGGQVVAVKRGRGRPRKDASPAA from the coding sequence GTGCGGCTCACGACGCTGCTCGACACGGTCAACCAGGGTGGATCCGGTCCCTGGCCGCCCGCCTCGGCGCCCGCCGTCTCCGACGTGGAGTTCGACGCCCTCGTCGCCGGCCTCATCCCGTGCCGCACAGGCGACCCGGAGCTCTGGTTCGCCGAGCGCACCGCCGAGGTCGAGCGGGCCAAGGCACTCTGCCGCACCTGCCCGCTGCTCGAGGGCTGCCTCGCCGGCGCGGTCGAGCGGCAGGAGCCCTGGGGCGTGTGGGGCGGCGAGGTGTTCGTCGGCGGCCAGGTCGTCGCCGTCAAGCGCGGCCGCGGCCGTCCCCGCAAGGACGCCAGCCCGGCCGCCTGA
- a CDS encoding ThiF family adenylyltransferase encodes MQLQQGVRVVRRGPGEVQIGTDRRWAVRVRGLTAEQCERLVDLGDRALDAWLPPAALDRLAATGVVRPRRARAARVRPDLVPEARAYALTSGDGDGPALLRRRERATVAVAGLGRTGATLAAALAAAGVGTLVLDDQGTVRAGDLAAGLAPADVGRPRVRAVGDLLARTAPHVRVRRPGQAAADVTVLVSADVTDPGTALDLLAAGAPHLPVVLREADALVGPFVLPGAEGDGDGRPCLRCVDLHRTEADPAWPAVLAQLTGRRRPVAGPPAALAAVAAGLAAAEVLAHVDGGAPRTLGAQYEIPLPGVEPRVRRWAAHPDCGCAALPA; translated from the coding sequence GTGCAGCTCCAGCAGGGTGTGCGCGTGGTGCGGCGCGGTCCGGGCGAGGTGCAGATCGGCACCGACCGCCGCTGGGCGGTGCGCGTCCGCGGCCTGACCGCCGAGCAGTGCGAGCGCCTCGTGGACCTGGGCGACCGCGCCCTCGACGCGTGGCTGCCGCCGGCAGCGCTGGACCGGCTCGCGGCGACGGGGGTGGTCCGCCCGCGCCGGGCCCGTGCGGCGCGCGTGCGGCCCGACCTCGTGCCCGAGGCGCGCGCCTACGCGCTGACCTCCGGGGACGGGGACGGGCCGGCCCTGCTGCGGCGCCGGGAGCGTGCGACGGTCGCCGTGGCCGGGCTGGGCCGCACGGGCGCGACCCTGGCCGCCGCGCTCGCGGCCGCGGGCGTCGGCACCCTCGTGCTCGACGACCAGGGGACGGTCCGGGCCGGCGACCTCGCGGCGGGGCTCGCCCCGGCGGACGTCGGGCGGCCGCGCGTCCGGGCGGTCGGCGACCTGCTGGCCCGGACCGCCCCGCACGTGCGGGTGCGGCGGCCGGGGCAGGCGGCGGCGGACGTCACGGTCCTGGTGTCCGCGGACGTCACCGACCCCGGCACGGCCCTGGACCTGCTCGCGGCCGGCGCGCCGCACCTGCCCGTGGTGCTGCGGGAGGCCGACGCGCTGGTCGGCCCGTTCGTGCTGCCGGGCGCCGAGGGCGACGGCGACGGCCGCCCGTGCCTGCGGTGCGTGGACCTGCACCGCACGGAGGCCGACCCCGCGTGGCCGGCCGTGCTCGCGCAGCTCACCGGGCGGCGGCGCCCGGTGGCGGGCCCGCCCGCGGCGCTCGCCGCCGTCGCGGCCGGGCTGGCGGCCGCCGAGGTGCTCGCGCACGTCGACGGCGGTGCGCCCCGCACGCTCGGGGCGCAGTACGAGATCCCCCTGCCCGGGGTCGAGCCCCGGGTGCGCCGGTGGGCGGCGCACCCCGACTGCGGGTGCGCCGCCCTCCCGGCGTGA
- a CDS encoding UPF0182 family protein, whose product MTFANPPARPPRGPRAPRPPRGAGRRRPSPIAITVIVLALVVIAVLVLAQVWTEVLWFDQLGFSQVLWTQWLTRGALFVIGFLVMGGAVFASLAVGYRSRPVYAPSNQEQISLDSYREAIEPLRRVVLVAGPAVLGLFAGIAASQQWSTVQLWMHSTEVGRTDPQWNLDLSFYMFELPGLRFVVSFLMAVTVLAGIAGIATQYLYGGFRVGGSSATPRMTKAARVHLSVIAAVLMVLIAANYFLDRYSILTREGDRFEGASYTDVHAVIPSKSILAIVALLVAIMFIVTAVRGTWRIPAIGVGLMVVGAVVIGGIYPAVVQRFQVNPNQQDAEAPFIQRNIDATLAAYDLEDVEISDYNASVTAESGALREDAETTASIRLLDPQVVSDSFRQLEQIRGFYSFPDTLSVDRYEIDGESRDTVIAVREVDLEGLDVQRRNWTNDVTVYTHGFGVVAAYGNTTTSTGAPEFWEGGIPSTGEMGEYEPRIYFGQSSPTYSIVGAPEGSQWELDYPDDESGGAVNTAFPTGEISAGPEIGSLWNKLLYSIKFGSEQILFSERVNEQSQILYDRDPVERVQKVAPYLTLDGRVYPAVVDGRVKWIVDGYTTSNQYPYAAAQSLEEATVDSLTQSSATIEALQPETVNYIRNSVKATVDAYDGSVTLYAWDAEDPVLQSWSKVFDTSLEPVSSISSELMNHIRYPEDLFKVQRTLLGTYHVTDPGQFFSGNDAWRTPNDPTAGDANVAQPPYYLTLEMPGQDAASFSLQSTFVPAGANARDVLTGYVAVDAEAGATAGKPAEGYGKIRLLELPRDSTVPGPNQMNNNFTSNPEVSQQLNLLRQGDSEVIQGNLLTLPVGGGLLYVQPVYVQAATGTQFPLLQRVLVAFGDQIGFASTLDEALDQVFGGDDGTEAGDAGNDLTPPDTGDDTAVPGDDTETPAPTPQPTDPGATADAQTRLTQALEDMNQAILDGQQALADGDFAAYGEAQDRLSAALDAAVAADNELNAGG is encoded by the coding sequence GTGACCTTCGCCAACCCGCCCGCCCGACCGCCCCGGGGGCCGCGCGCGCCCCGGCCGCCCCGAGGAGCGGGCCGACGCCGCCCGAGCCCGATCGCGATCACCGTCATCGTGCTCGCGCTCGTCGTGATCGCGGTGCTCGTCCTCGCCCAGGTGTGGACCGAGGTCCTGTGGTTCGACCAGCTCGGCTTCTCGCAGGTGCTGTGGACCCAGTGGCTGACCCGCGGCGCCCTGTTCGTCATCGGCTTCCTCGTCATGGGCGGCGCCGTGTTCGCCAGCCTGGCCGTGGGGTACCGCAGCCGGCCGGTGTACGCGCCGTCGAACCAGGAGCAGATCAGCCTCGACTCCTACCGCGAGGCCATCGAGCCGCTGCGCCGGGTCGTGCTGGTCGCCGGGCCCGCCGTGCTCGGCCTGTTCGCCGGCATCGCGGCTTCCCAGCAGTGGAGCACCGTGCAGCTCTGGATGCACAGCACCGAGGTCGGCCGGACCGACCCGCAGTGGAACCTGGACCTGTCGTTCTACATGTTCGAGCTGCCGGGTCTGCGGTTCGTGGTCAGCTTCCTCATGGCGGTCACGGTGCTCGCCGGCATCGCGGGCATCGCGACGCAGTACCTGTACGGCGGCTTCCGGGTCGGCGGCTCGAGCGCGACGCCGCGGATGACGAAGGCCGCGCGGGTGCACCTGTCGGTCATCGCCGCCGTCCTCATGGTGCTCATCGCCGCGAACTACTTCCTGGACCGGTACTCGATCCTCACGCGGGAGGGCGACCGGTTCGAGGGCGCCTCGTACACCGACGTGCACGCGGTCATCCCGTCGAAGAGCATCCTGGCGATCGTCGCCCTGCTCGTGGCGATCATGTTCATCGTCACCGCGGTGCGCGGCACGTGGCGCATCCCGGCGATCGGCGTGGGGCTCATGGTGGTCGGCGCGGTCGTCATCGGCGGCATCTACCCGGCCGTCGTGCAGCGGTTCCAGGTGAACCCGAACCAGCAGGACGCCGAGGCGCCGTTCATCCAGCGCAACATCGACGCGACCCTCGCGGCGTACGACCTCGAGGACGTCGAGATCAGCGACTACAACGCGAGCGTCACGGCCGAGTCGGGTGCCCTGCGCGAGGACGCCGAGACCACCGCCTCGATCCGCCTGCTCGACCCGCAGGTCGTGTCGGACTCCTTCCGGCAGCTCGAGCAGATCCGCGGCTTCTACTCGTTCCCCGACACGCTGTCCGTCGACCGGTACGAGATCGACGGCGAGAGCCGCGACACCGTCATCGCGGTGCGCGAGGTCGACCTCGAGGGCCTCGACGTGCAGCGGCGCAACTGGACCAACGACGTCACCGTCTACACGCACGGCTTCGGCGTCGTCGCCGCCTACGGCAACACCACCACCTCGACCGGCGCACCCGAGTTCTGGGAGGGCGGCATCCCGTCCACCGGCGAGATGGGGGAGTACGAGCCCCGGATCTACTTCGGCCAGTCGTCGCCGACCTACTCGATCGTCGGCGCGCCCGAGGGCTCGCAGTGGGAGCTCGACTACCCGGACGACGAGTCGGGCGGCGCGGTGAACACCGCGTTCCCGACCGGCGAGATCTCGGCGGGCCCGGAGATCGGGTCGCTGTGGAACAAGCTGCTCTACTCGATCAAGTTCGGCTCCGAGCAGATCCTGTTCTCCGAGCGCGTCAACGAGCAGTCGCAGATCCTCTACGACCGGGACCCGGTCGAGCGGGTCCAGAAGGTCGCGCCGTACCTGACGCTCGACGGGCGCGTGTACCCCGCGGTCGTCGACGGCCGGGTCAAGTGGATCGTCGACGGCTACACCACGTCGAACCAGTACCCGTACGCCGCCGCGCAGTCCCTCGAGGAGGCGACGGTCGACTCGCTGACCCAGTCCTCCGCCACGATCGAGGCGCTGCAGCCGGAGACCGTGAACTACATCCGCAACTCGGTGAAGGCCACCGTCGACGCCTACGACGGCAGCGTGACCCTGTACGCCTGGGACGCCGAGGACCCGGTCCTGCAGTCCTGGAGCAAGGTGTTCGACACCTCGCTCGAGCCGGTGTCGTCGATCAGCTCCGAGCTGATGAACCACATCCGGTACCCGGAGGACCTGTTCAAGGTGCAGCGCACCCTGCTGGGGACCTACCACGTGACCGACCCGGGCCAGTTCTTCTCCGGCAACGACGCGTGGCGGACCCCGAACGACCCGACCGCCGGTGACGCGAACGTCGCGCAGCCGCCGTACTACCTGACCCTGGAGATGCCCGGGCAGGACGCGGCGTCGTTCTCGCTGCAGTCGACGTTCGTGCCCGCAGGCGCGAACGCCCGCGACGTGCTCACCGGGTACGTGGCGGTCGACGCCGAGGCCGGGGCCACCGCCGGGAAGCCCGCCGAGGGCTACGGCAAGATCCGGCTGCTGGAGCTGCCCCGCGACTCCACGGTCCCGGGCCCGAACCAGATGAACAACAACTTCACCTCGAACCCCGAGGTGTCGCAGCAGCTCAACCTGCTCCGGCAGGGCGACTCCGAGGTCATCCAGGGCAACCTGCTGACGCTGCCCGTCGGCGGCGGCCTGCTGTACGTGCAGCCCGTCTACGTGCAGGCGGCGACCGGGACCCAGTTCCCGCTGCTGCAGCGCGTGCTCGTCGCATTCGGCGACCAGATCGGCTTCGCGAGCACCCTCGACGAGGCGCTCGACCAGGTGTTCGGCGGCGACGACGGCACCGAGGCGGGCGACGCGGGCAACGACCTGACGCCGCCGGACACCGGGGACGACACCGCGGTGCCCGGCGACGACACCGAGACCCCGGCGCCGACGCCCCAGCCGACCGACCCCGGCGCGACCGCCGACGCCCAGACCCGCCTGACCCAGGCGCTCGAGGACATGAACCAGGCGATCCTCGACGGGCAGCAGGCGCTCGCGGACGGCGACTTCGCCGCCTACGGCGAGGCGCAGGACCGGCTCAGCGCGGCGCTCGACGCCGCGGTGGCCGCGGACAACGAGCTCAACGCCGGGGGCTGA